Part of the Paenibacillus sp. JNUCC32 genome is shown below.
TCCCGGTCCTCCCATTCATTCAGCCTGACGATACAGCCGATCCGATCGGTTCCGGAAGCCGCGTAGAAGACCGCCCGTGCCCTGCCGCTGTCCGTGCGGGAGAATGGAATGCTGCCATCCTGCACGCCCGTTCCCCATACCCATACGTTCCATCCCTCGTATGCTTGGTCGCGTCTTTCATATTCGATCTCAACGGCCGTCAGCCCCTGTTTCATATGGGCCAGATCCTCATATAACACCATCAGCGACAGACCTGGAATGACTGCCTTCCCTTGATCCAGCGTCTGGATCGTATCTATCCCCGCCTGACGATCATTCACCACGATGTTCCAGCGGTAAGGGGTAGGCGGCAGATCCACCGGCATTTCATGTTCATTGCCGTTAACGATGACGACGATTTGGCCCCAGCTGCCTTGTTCGGCTGGCTTCGTAAGGCGGTAAGCAATGATCCGATCGCTGCTTCGCAGCACTTCCATATGGCCTTCGATCTCTTCTCTTGATGCCATCCGGAACGCCGGATGGGCTTTTCGCAGGGCGATAAGACCTCTGTAATAATCGAACACCGGTTTGAAGCGTCGCTTATTGGACCAGCGAATGGCATTGATGGCGTCCCCGCTGCGGTAGCTGTTATGATCGCCGTATTTCGTGCGTAGCAGCTCATCGCCCGCATGCAGCAGCGGAATCCCCTGGGAGAGCAGCACGATGCCGTTAGCCAGCAAGCTCCGGCGCACGGCCGCAGCCGACATCACATCTTCATCGGGTATGCCGGAATAGGGTGTGGACGCAGCGGTTGCCTGCCATACATCTCCTTCGTTAACCAGCTTCCCATCCGTCAAACGGAGAAGCCCTGCCCGCTCTTCCATGCCTTGCGCCACTAAAATTTTGTCCCACAGATTCAAATTGTCGTGCACGGTGACATAATTCACCGTTTCCTCCGGGTGGAGCGCAAAATCATGGATCGAGCCCATCATTCCTTCAACGACGGCCCCTTCGTACCATGGCTCGCCCGTAGCAAACCCTCGGCCGCGCCCGTCATTGTCCCCCTTGATGGCATGCCGGAAATGATCATTAAATACGGCGAAGCCTTGGCCCTTCTGGCTTCCCTTGACGGTTTGCTCCGTTAACGGGCTCATTCCTCCCGTCCATGGCTCACCATAGAACAAGAGAGAACGGTCGACCTCTCGGCGCAGCTCGCTTACGATCTCTTTCATCGTCGTTGTATCGATCAGAGCCATCAGATCGAACCGAAATCCGTCGATATGATATTCCTGGGCCCAGTATTTTAACGAATCCTTGATGTATTTGCGCACCATCGGCTTCTCCGTGGCCAGCTCGTTCCCTACGCCCGAACCGTTCGATAGATTCCCGTATCCGTCCTTGCGATAGAAGTACCCCGGCGCCAATCGTTCGAACGGGCCGTCGTCCACCGTATACGTATGGTTATAAACCACATCCATGACGACGCGTATTCCCCTTGCATGAAGGGCCATAACCATCTCCTTCAGCTCCCGGATGCGCACAATCGGATCCATGGGATCTGTTGCATACGAACCTTCAGGCACATTGTAATTCTGCGGATCGTAGCCCCAATTATACTCGCGGCTTAAACGCCCGCTTGCATATCCGTCCAGCTCATTGACCGTCCGGAAATCAAATACCGGCAGCAGATGCACATGGGTCACGCCCAATTCCTCAAGATGATCCAGACCAAGGGCGTTTCCTTCGGAGTCTCGCAGACCGCCCTCCGTAAATGCCTTGTATTTTCCTCTATATTTCATTCCCGAATCCGTGTGGATCGAGAAATCGCGTACATGCAGCTCATAGAGCACCGAATCCGTAGGCTTTAGCAGGTTCGGTCTAACATCCTGCTCCCACCCCGGCGGATTGCTCTTCGCCAGGTCGACCACCGCGCCGCGGCAGCCATTCGCGGACACAGCGGTTGCATAAGGGTCAACGGCATAACAGACGCCTCCCTCCGCAGACTCGATTCGGTACATATAATAAGTTCCATGGAGATCACGGTTTACCTGAGCCGACCATACGCCTTCCTCATTCCGGACCATCGCATACAGCGTACCGCCCTCGTGATCCGTCACAAGACCCTGCTCGTTATACTCTCCCGGACCCTCATATAAAGCCAGCTTTACATTAACCGCATCCGGAGCCCATACCTGAAAGGCCGTTCCCTCTCTTCGGTAGGTCGCTCCCAGCTTAACGCTTGTGCAGCTCTTGATCATGTCCATACTCATCGTCACCGTCACTTATAGTAGATTTACTTCCTAGTATGGGCGCCTGAATCATAAGACAGACCTCTAGCACATGAATTTAGAACGCTTTCATATATCATGGTATGCCAAAAGCCCTGAATTGGTTTGGGTT
Proteins encoded:
- the pulA gene encoding type I pullulanase, whose product is MDMIKSCTSVKLGATYRREGTAFQVWAPDAVNVKLALYEGPGEYNEQGLVTDHEGGTLYAMVRNEEGVWSAQVNRDLHGTYYMYRIESAEGGVCYAVDPYATAVSANGCRGAVVDLAKSNPPGWEQDVRPNLLKPTDSVLYELHVRDFSIHTDSGMKYRGKYKAFTEGGLRDSEGNALGLDHLEELGVTHVHLLPVFDFRTVNELDGYASGRLSREYNWGYDPQNYNVPEGSYATDPMDPIVRIRELKEMVMALHARGIRVVMDVVYNHTYTVDDGPFERLAPGYFYRKDGYGNLSNGSGVGNELATEKPMVRKYIKDSLKYWAQEYHIDGFRFDLMALIDTTTMKEIVSELRREVDRSLLFYGEPWTGGMSPLTEQTVKGSQKGQGFAVFNDHFRHAIKGDNDGRGRGFATGEPWYEGAVVEGMMGSIHDFALHPEETVNYVTVHDNLNLWDKILVAQGMEERAGLLRLTDGKLVNEGDVWQATAASTPYSGIPDEDVMSAAAVRRSLLANGIVLLSQGIPLLHAGDELLRTKYGDHNSYRSGDAINAIRWSNKRRFKPVFDYYRGLIALRKAHPAFRMASREEIEGHMEVLRSSDRIIAYRLTKPAEQGSWGQIVVIVNGNEHEMPVDLPPTPYRWNIVVNDRQAGIDTIQTLDQGKAVIPGLSLMVLYEDLAHMKQGLTAVEIEYERRDQAYEGWNVWVWGTGVQDGSIPFSRTDSGRARAVFYAASGTDRIGCIVRLNEWEDREGENDWFIDIPPDEAEVRITLRSGQSEDSDTKKQRDIAS